The sequence below is a genomic window from Oncorhynchus nerka isolate Pitt River linkage group LG7, Oner_Uvic_2.0, whole genome shotgun sequence.
CTCACGCTACAGACGGCTATATGGTTCCGCTAATACAGGATTAGTAAAAGCCTAGCGCACTACGTTGgtgagagaaaaaatatatatatttttcagtgGTTGCTGCAGCACCCTGAGCACCCATACTTCCCGCGCCTATGACAGGGCTTCCCTTGAAAAGGGGAGAATCTGAGCTTTACAACAATTCCAGAATTAATACTGTACTCCTAATATTCAACAAAAAACTACTGGACTCATTTGATCAAAGAAAAAATTGCCTACATGAAGTAAGAGAGAGTAAACATTATTGTTTCTAGTTGAGGTTAGTTACAATTTAAATGTCTTGGCTTGCTGGCTGCGCATCTGTTTAAAAGACTGAAGAGTGACTGAAGTGACTGCCCAGGAGGTGTGTGGGAGAGCCAGGCAGATCAGCTCAATCAGACTGCACAACTGAAAGGCATTAATTCTTCCAATTAGAGGATTGCATTACATATTCTAAAAAAGCATGCTTGCTTATGATTGGACAAAGCAGATGAAAGGGAGCTTCGTGTCAAATTAAATGTCCATTAGTCTCACTTGGAATTCTCGTCTCGTCACATTTTCTTCAACTAAAATTAAAACTAATTTGTTACAGTAATTTGTTAGTTTTTCATGGCGTCTCGTTATCATCATTTGTTTTGGTCTGGAAAAATagattttttatatttttcatCTTAGTTATTGTTTATGAAATGAACACTTTTCTGGGCATAGAAATCAATAGTGCTTTGTTGACAGAATCGCATCCCTGCTCCAACTATAAGCCTGGGATGAATACAATTTTATTGTAAGACCCTGGCAGGCTTCGGACTTGCTTGACTTGGTACCATGCTCATCACAGTCATGTGGGGCTCCTTTTGCCTGCAGCTGttttctccactcccctccaGACCCCCAACAACGAAATAATGCagagaggtctctctctctctctcgttcactctgtcttgtttttttatctctctttctcaacctcccccctctctcgctctcaattcaatttcatttCAAAGGGAtttctctattgtctctctctctcactcagcctaCATTTCATTCTCTGTACTGTGATTAAAGATCTCTGTATGGGGTGAACATGCAGACCTACATTGGCAATCATCATTAACCCATTGCATTAtttactcaacctccatttcCCAGGACATCCTGGATTTGCATCATAATTATTTGATTAATGGGGAATATGACCCAGGGGCAACCTATAGGCTACATTAGAACATGAAAGATTACAACATGACCTTTAAGAGTATTTTTGCGGTTTCAACATTGTTTAAGCTACAATGGACTGACAGACAAGCTGCATGTGTCAGTGTTGTAGGCAGACATCCGTTGATGACAGGGCCAGCAAAAATGTAGGTGGGCCAAAATGTGCACTCAAATCACTATTAAATGATCATAGcctaccctataccctactgaaatcaatcacacacacaacaaaccatCTTACATGTGATTTCGCATTACAGACCAAATAGTCTTATAGGCCTACGTAAATCCATGACTCTTGCATTCAACATGCAACTCTCATAGACCTACTCTCGTAGACTATAGGTCTATAATTAATAGACTATGATACTAAAACATAATGCCCCGATAAAAAGCAATACTGTGCAGCTgcattcatcgacctggccaaggcttttgactgtcaatcaccgcattcttatcggcagactcaaccgccttggtttctcaaatgactgccttgcttggttcaccaactacttctcagccacagttcagtgtgtcaaatcggagggtctgttgtccggacctctggcagtgtctatgggggtaccacagggttcaattctgggaccgactctcttctctgtatacatcaatgatgtcgctcttgctgctggtgattttgtgatccacctctacgcagatgacaccattctgtatacatccggcccttctttggacactgtgttaactaacatccagacgagcttcaatgccatataactctccatccgtggcctccaaatgctcttaaatgcaagtgaaactgaatgcatgctcttcaactgatcgctgcccgcacctgcccgcccatctagcatcactattctggacggttccgacttagaatatgtggacaactccaaacacctaggtgtctggttagactgtaaactctccttccagactcacattaagcatttccaatccaaaattaaatctagaatcggcttcctatttcgcaacaaagcatccttcactgatgctgccaaacatatcctcgtaaaactgactatactactgatccttgacttcggcgatgtcattaacaaaatagcctccaacactctactcagcaaattggatgcagtctatcacagtgccatccgttttgtcaccaaagacccatatactacccaccactgcaacctgtatgctctcgttggctggccctcacttcatattcggcgccaaacccactggctccaggtcatctataagtcttttctaggtaaagccccgccttatctccgctcactggtcaccatagcagcaccgaaccgtagcacgcgctccagcaggtatatttcactggtcaccgccaaagccaactcctcctttggccgcctatcctttcagttctctgctaccaatgacttgaacaaattgcaaaaatcactgaaactggagacttatatctccctcactaactttaagcatcagctgtcagagcagcttacagatcattgcaactgtacacagcccatctgtgaaTAGCTAACTCAACTACCTCATGCCCATATTGTTAAATATCTTTTTTtgatcctttgcaccccagtatctctacttgcacattcatcttctgcacatctatcactccagtgtttaattgctcaattgtaattatttcgccagtatggcctatttattgccttacttcccTAATCTTAcattcatttgcacacactgtatattcaCTTTtcgattgtgttattgactgtatgtttgtttattccatgtgtaactctgtgttgttgtttgtgtcgcactgctttgctttatcttggccaggttgcagttgtaaatgagaacttgttctcaactagcctacctggttaaataaaggtgaaataaaacataaaataaaaaagaACAGTAATATTCACAATAGGCAGCCATAGCCTATATAGGCTTGAACACTGGTCACCAACATTTTCTTAGACGAGATCACTTTACGAAATCAAATTGCAAGCTTAGTGTAATTCTCTGCTGGGCCCTGGAAATCAAGTGTCCCTACAATTTGTCAAAGGTCTAAATTAGAGTGGAACAATGACAAAATGTAGTGAAACTgacttcgaggtccagagttgagtttgagggtagTAGAACATTTATTTTGCTTTTTTATTTTCTATCAATATTTGGTCTTTCCTGGATCTCCTGATTATGGTtgacaatatcactagacaactagccgaCATGCTAGACACCAATACGCATCCAATCCAGCCAACATGTAGGCTATAGTTAATGACAGTAGGCCTATAAGGTGACTCTTTCTGTTAGAGGTAGTTTTAACGTTGGGTTCGAAGCATTCGATTTTGAAATGACATAGGCCTACATTATTGGTAATACACATTGCAGCCTAATCTAGTACATTTATCATGTGTGTTAGGGTGACCATCCCGTTTCCCCAGGACATTTTCAGCCCCGTTTCAGCTGTGTCCTTACTTTTCAAGCTACAAAAAGGTACATTTGTCAGCAAGACGCATCAATTAATGTAGGCCTAATCAATGGCAATCACTGAATGCCAATAGGAACACTTTatggtgttttgtaacagatgtctttttccattcatcaaatggcGCCAAAATACATGCAgtttggatgctggaattattttggaGTGGACAAACATGTACAAGTAGCCTACtatttgaagtgatttgtttgatgAAAATATCctgactggttgtgttcatgttGTTTCAATATGCTTGTGTTGTGGTCACGAGAGACAGATATATAGTTAAGCAAACTTTACTATGCATGTTGTTAACCAGCACATCATGTACATGAAGACATTAAGTAACAATTGGTATCCGTTTCCTGTGTAACATTAATATTTCTACATGTTCTTTCTTTTACAACAAAGGCAGACTCCACCCAACTTCGGCTTGTAGTCCATGTCTGCAATACACTTAAATGTGAACTGAATTTCTGTTTATTGTCTCTGATTGTGCATTACATTGTTATTTTAAGTGTACATTCACACAGTGTCTTTCAGGTGTATAGGTCTTCGGATGGCCCTACCAGGCCTTGTGTGGGGAGTGTTGATTACATCAGGAGGTGCTTGACCCGAGATGTTTGGATCTTCCTGTTGATGTGCAGCGTCCACCTCTAGCTTGTGTTCCGCACCCTGCTGGGCATCAGCTGGTGCTCTTTTTATTGGCTCTGTGCCAGGCTCCTCAACAGTGGGGAAATCCTCGTCTATTTCTCTGCTCTTCCTCAGGTGTCTCCTGTACCTCCTGAAGACttatccctgttctctcttcaCCTCGTAGGACCTTTGCTACATGGGTCTGACTACTGTGGCCCTCTGCCACCTCTGTTTCTGTCCTGTGAGTGGCTGAACTCTCACCCTGTCATCTCGTTGCAGCTCTGTGAGATCCTTATCGGAGGTATCATAGTACTTTGCCTGTCTCTACTGTCTTTTGTTGAACTTCTCCTGCTGACAGTTTGTCATCACCAGTCTCAGTAGATTTTCACTCATTAGCAGTAGTGTCTTCGTACATCTTAACATGAGCACCATTGCAGGGCTGCTGTATGTTCCTTGTGAAGGGTATTTCTGTAATCCAGCATGGCCAGGTATGGGTCAGGACCTGCTATCTTTGCTTTTGCCATTAGTCTTTTGGCTGTTTTCCCTGTCGATTCTACTTTCCCATTACTAAACGGGTATCCTAGAGACAATGTTTTGCATTTAAAGCCTTGCTAAAACTTCGGAACTCATCTGAAGAGTACTGGGGACCATTGTCTGAGTACAGGATGTCAGGTATCCCATAGCGTGCAAAGTGTGTCTTTAGTTTTCAAATGAACATTTTCGACTGTGTGTTCTACAAATGGTGTGTTCTCCACTTCCCAGAAGTTTGAAATGTAATCAACTGTGACTATGTAGTCTCTGTCGTTGAACTGAAACAGGTCAATCCCTATTTTTTCCCCCTGTGACGCTTTGGTGCTTCGTGTGGCCTCAGCATCTCTATCTGCTGTTTCACACCACATGCAGTGCAGGTGCTACATTGTTCCGTGTATGTTCTCAGCTGTGCATTCATGCCTGGCCAGTAGACACACTCACAAACTCTCCTCAGACATTTCTCGATTCCTATGTGTGAGGATTGGATTCTTTGCATTATTGTCAttccctggccatagagaggcttttattctctattttggttaggccagggtgtgactagggtgggcattctatgttcattttctatgttttgtatttctttgttgtttggcgggtgtggttctcaatcagaggcagctgtctatcgttgtctctgattttgaaccatacttaggtagctttttcccacatgggttttgtgggtagttgttttctgttttgtgtctttctgcaccagacagaactgttttgttcgTTCTCTTCGTTGGTTTTTTGTTAATCAGTGTTCAGTTCAAAtaataaagatgaacacgtaccacgctgcaccttgctcctccactccttccaacagccgttacaattATCTCTCACCCGAGGACAGCAGGCACAATGATAACTCCATTTTGCACACTCAGCTCATCTCTGTTGTGAAAATACATGGCTACTTCCAAGGGTACATGTTCTTTCACTTTAGGCCACCACTGCAGGATCACATTTTTCAGTGTCTGGGGCTCCCGGTTCAGCTCAGTGGCTCTCTGGATGGCCTTTAGTCTCTCGCTTGACACAGGCATGTTGATTGATTCCACTTCGACCTCCACAGGGCCTCTGTTTTCTTGTTCTGTGAGGTACGCCCTGCTCAGGGTGTCAGCCAGCAACAAATGTTTTCCAGGAACGTGTCGGAGACTGACCTCGTAGTTTTGGAGTAGGGATGAAACGGTTACCGGTTTCATGATAAACCACTGTAAAATTCCCAACAGTTAGTATTACCATTTCAAATGTTTATTATCATTAAAACCGTGTTTGATTACCACGGATTGAAAAACTCATGGTAAATACTGTCCAGCATCAGCCAAAGTTAGCAATAGCCTGACGCAGGCACAGCATGCAATGTGGGTATTGTTTTGTGTGAAAACATGGGGGAAGGCAGCGACAGCGCTCAGGGAGATTTTTTTGCCTTCTAAGAGGACCAAAGGGGGCAACACTTCAAATCTCTTGAGTCATCTTCGTGACCACCACCCATAACTTTATAGCGTATGCAAGGTAAGTTAACTTTTAGCTCAATGCATGATGTGGGGACTTCGGAATGGGGGAAAATGTCATGGTTTGTCTGTCTAACTTGCTAATAGCTTGTCAATAATGTAAACTGAAGCTTTCAGTGTTACCTACTCTTGTAAAAACACGTGTGTCTGCAGACTCCATTCGCCCATTGCACACGATAACACGCTATCTAGTTTAGTCACCCAATCAACATATTTTGTTCATTTAAAATCCGGCAGTCGTTGAAGTGGTTGTAAAATTGTTGCAACAGGAGAAACACTAGAGTCCTATACAAGGCTCCTGTATTGCAATTACTATCAGTCTTCTTAAGACATGGGGTCATTGCATGGGGTCATTGCATATACTCATGCAACACAGAAGAtagaccgtgtgtgtgtttgtgtgtgaataaTTATAatgtaatactaataataataatacatttcgtGTTCTCTTGTTTACAGAGTGGGTGTGCAGCAGACAAACCCAGTGATGCTACTGGTCCCTCCTCATCTACAGTTGTGACACAGACACTCAAGCAAGCATTTAAAGGCTGCTTATGCGCCCACATCAAAACATGCTCAAGACCTCACTGCAGCCCTTTCATAATACATTGCAAAGGACATGATGCCATTTCAAATTGTTGAGAGGCCAGACTTTCTGAGGCTGATGAAGGTTGCCATGCCTCACTACAAAGTTCCATCACCAACATTATTTTACAAGACTGAAATCCCAAACCTGTACAACCAGGTTAAAGCTGATGTTGGAAAAGTTTGGCTCAAAGGCACATGGTTTGCTGCAACTACTGACCTCTGGACCAGTGAAAGCAGGGGTGGTCAACCCTACATCAGcttcactatccattacctcaCCCCAGACTGGCAACTGGAATcaaactgcctggaaacacagTTCTTCCCAGAAGATCACTCAGCTCACAACATCAGAGTTTTTGAGAATATGCTGGAAGACTGGGGAATCAACCAGAAAGACCTGGTCTGCATAACCACAGACAACGCAACAAACATGATCAAGGCTTTTGAAGAGTTCCCAGATCTGTGGCTTGGGTGCTTTGGCCATAATTTGAACTTGGCCATCTCAAAGGCTCTGAAAATTCACAGAGTTGACACAGCAGTCAAGGCCTGCTGTCATCTGGTCCAAGGCTTCTCACGGagctggaagagaaggagaaaactGAGAGAAAAGCAAGCTGCCCTCAACATGCCACAGAAGGCTCTGATCCATGATGTGGTGACTCGATGGGGATCTACACACAAGATGCTTGAGCGTTTCCTCAGCCAACAGCAGCCAGTCTGTGAGACACTGGCTGGAGAAAGAGGAACATGGCATCTGATGCACAAGGACGCTGACATAAGTGTCATGGAGTAACTGTGCCAACTCCTTGAACCTCTGAGCAAATTTACAGATGCACTTGCCTCAGAGACACGAGGGCAGCCATCAAGCCTGTCCTGGACCACATCACCCGTGATGTACTGGTGGAAAAGGATacagagccatccctgaccaaggagataaAACGTGTAATGAGAAAAGACCTTAACAGATACACAGAGAAGGCAAAGAGAGTCATGTACATGGCTTGTTTCATTGACCCCCGCTTCAAAATTAGCTTTTTAGATGAGCCTGAGGCTGCAAAAGTTGACACTGACAGCTGTGTCCAGGAAGCCTTGAAGCTGGCAGCTGCACAAGTCAGGGATGAACCACAAAGCACCAGCAGCACCTCCACCACCCCCACAGCGGCATCGGAGGGGAAAGGCCTCGCTGGGTTGCTGAGAAACATTACCTCAACAAGTCAGCAGAGAGGTGAAGAGGGTCAGATTCCGACCACCCCAGAAGACAGAGTGAAAGAAGAGATCAGGGTCTACCTGTCTCTGCCACCCATTTCAGCAGAAGAGGATCCACTGGTGTGGTGGAGGGGCCATGCATCAGAGCAGCCTCACCTTGCCAGGGTTGCCAGGGAGATTTTGTGCATCCCAGCAACCCGCATGCCATCAGAGTGTTCAGTGCCAGCGGGCACATCGTCTCCCCTCGCAGATCACTACTTAAACCGGACAAAGTAAATATGCTGACATTTTCACATTTCAATCTCAAGTGAACAAAGATGcatacatacaggatgttaggccAGCAGCACCATATTTCCTTATGAAGGAGAGAACAGACATACAATCAGTGCTGTTCATTTGATTTGTTTACATATTTTGTGTTATTTTAATGTCAACACCTGCACATtgaatgtgtttacatatggttatAATTGTTCTTAATTGCACATTGCTTTACTTGTGTTGCTTTTATATATGCACATTTAAACCTGCACTAGGGGAACTTTTAACTCTCATGGCCACATGGTGCCATCTTTAATGTTAATGTTATTATTTTAATGTTTATGCACACAAAAAGTGCATAGTGCTGCTCATTTTATTTGTCGTTTTTCAATACAAAACTTGGTTAAATGATTTCAGTGTGTTTATCAGTACTTTTTAGACATGTCCCGCACATTTTAACAATACCACGATAATACTGATAACCTTGATAATTTGTCACCCTGCATCATGGCTGCTCCTCACCCACATTTTGAAGCATCACACTGTAGTACAATCTGCTCTGTTGGGTTGTATTTCAGCACAGGGGTCTATGCAATAGTATCCCTTATTTTCTTGAAAGCCAGATTATGTCTCTCTGACCACTTCCATAGTGAGTCCTTTTGTGTTAGCTGTCGTAGTGGCTCGCAGAGCTCCGTGGCGTAGGCTGCAGAACTTGGCTAGGTAGTTTACCTTGCCCAGGAAGCACTGCACCCCCTGCACATCCGTAGGCCTATGCATCTGTCTGATGGCTGTCACTTTTCCTGGGTCTGCTTTCAACCCCTCTGTTAGCAGGTGGCCAATGTAGGGCGCTTCCTTCGGCCTGAGCTGCAGCTTCTCCGGATTCAGCTTGATATTGACCTTCATTCATCTGTCCAGGAGCATTACGGTTCTTGTCATGGTCCAGAGTCGCTGCTTCATTGTTTTATCCTTTTCCCACAATCAGGATGTCATATGCAATGATTTTAACTCCTGGAAGACCTTCCATTGCCTGGTTCAACCTCTGAAAGATCTCTGGGTTTGACTGATTCCCATCGGTATGCGCAGCCACCTTTAGCATCCCATCGGAGATCCCatcccgttcctgtaggttcatgctctacaacatccgcagagtacgaccctgcctcacacaggaagcggcgcaggtcctaatccaggcacttgtcatctcccgtctggattactgcaactcgctgttggctgggcaccctgcctgtgccattaaacccctacaactcatccagaacgccgcagcccgtctggtgttcaaccttcccaagttctctcacgtcaccccgctcctccgctctctccactggcttccagttgaagctcgcatccgctacaagaccatggtgcttgcctacggagctgtgaggggaacggcacctcagtacctccaggctctgatcaggccctacacccaaacaagggcactgcgttcatccacctctggcctgctcgcctccctaccactgaggaagtacagttcccgctcagcccagtcaaaactgttcgctgctctggccccccaatggtggaacaaactccctcacgacgccaggacagcggagtcaatcaccaccttccggagacacctgaaaccccacctctttaaggaatacctaggataggataaagtaatccctctcaccccccttaaaagatttagatgcactactgttccactggatgtcataaggtgaatgcaccaatttgtaagtcgctctggataagagcgtctgctaaatgacttaaatgtaaatgcaatCGGAGCAGAGAACGTGGCTCGATTCCTCGTCCAGTTCCACATGCCAAAATCAGTTTTTACatcacaaacagagaacacacgtGCTCTGTTCAGGTCTGGCAGCACGTCTTCAATAGTGGGAAGTGGGTAATGGCTCCTCTTGAGCGCCTTGAGAGGTTTTGGATCAATACGCACTCTTAGTTTTCCAGACGGTTTCTGCACTACGATCAGGCTGCTAATCCAATCTGTGCTTTTTTTCAACTGCTTTTATCATCCTTCTTTTCTCCACAAGCTCCTCTTTGATTTTGTTTATATAGTACTCTGGCACTCTTCTCTTTGGCAGCTGGACAGGCTCCAATTGCTCATCCACTTCCAACTTTAGTTTGCCGGGTAAGCATCAGTCTCCCTGGAATACATCAGCGTACTTTATTTGCTCTTTAGTCCAGGATCCTGTTGTTTTCGCG
It includes:
- the LOC135572620 gene encoding E3 SUMO-protein ligase ZBED1 produces the protein MPFQIVERPDFLRLMKVAMPHYKVPSPTLFYKTEIPNLYNQVKADVGKVWLKGTWFAATTDLWTSESRGGQPYISFTIHYLTPDWQLESNCLETQFFPEDHSAHNIRVFENMLEDWGINQKDLVCITTDNATNMIKAFEEFPDLWLGCFGHNLNLAISKALKIHRVDTAVKACCHLVQGFSRSWKRRRKLREKQAALNMPQKALIHDVVTRWGSTHKMLERFLSQQQPVCETLAGERGTWHLMHKDADISVMECTCLRDTRAAIKPVLDHITRDVLVEKDTEPSLTKEIKRVMRKDLNRYTEKAKRVMYMACFIDPRFKISFLDEPEAAKVDTDSCVQEALKLAAAQVRDEPQSTSSTSTTPTAASEGKGLAGLLRNITSTSQQRGEEGQIPTTPEDRVKEEIRVYLSLPPISAEEDPLVWWRGHASEQPHLARVAREILCIPATRMPSECSVPAGTSSPLADHYLNRTK